The following proteins are co-located in the Brevibacillus laterosporus DSM 25 genome:
- the fabZ gene encoding 3-hydroxyacyl-ACP dehydratase FabZ: MLDAVQIQEIIPHRYPFLLVDRIVEIEYGKRSVGLKNVTINEPFFQGHFPGYPVMPGVLIVEALAQVGAVAILGKEENKGKLAFFAGIDNFRFKEQVTPGDTLVLEVEMTRVRGTVGKGNAVARVGEKVVAEGEIMFAIANK; encoded by the coding sequence ATCTTAGATGCTGTACAAATTCAGGAAATCATCCCTCATCGTTATCCATTTCTTTTGGTGGATCGAATTGTCGAAATAGAATATGGAAAACGTTCTGTTGGATTGAAAAATGTAACGATTAACGAACCATTTTTTCAGGGGCATTTTCCCGGCTATCCTGTTATGCCAGGCGTTTTAATTGTAGAGGCACTTGCTCAAGTTGGTGCAGTAGCAATTTTGGGTAAAGAAGAGAATAAAGGGAAATTAGCTTTCTTTGCAGGTATTGACAATTTCCGCTTTAAAGAACAAGTAACGCCAGGTGATACATTGGTGTTAGAAGTAGAAATGACAAGGGTTCGCGGCACTGTCGGTAAAGGAAATGCAGTGGCACGAGTTGGCGAAAAAGTAGTGGCGGAAGGCGAAATTATGTTTGCAATCGCCAATAAATAA
- a CDS encoding CDP-alcohol phosphatidyltransferase family protein, with protein sequence MNVPNALTLLRIALVPIYLFVFFSDHIIWAYFILIFAGLTDVVDGYIARTYKMTTATGEMLDPLADKLMMLAVIFSFLLSDRISMWAASVFFLRDLAMIILSALFHFRGKKLVSANIYGKVTTVLFYIVFTSIMFQYTYGELLLWIVILFSILTSAIYLMKVLLLNKDIGEKSTP encoded by the coding sequence GTGAATGTCCCTAATGCGTTAACTCTTTTGCGCATCGCATTGGTCCCGATCTACCTATTTGTGTTCTTTTCCGACCATATTATTTGGGCCTATTTCATTCTTATCTTCGCAGGCCTTACGGATGTGGTGGATGGATATATAGCACGTACTTATAAAATGACTACTGCTACAGGTGAAATGCTGGATCCACTTGCTGATAAATTGATGATGTTAGCCGTTATCTTTTCGTTTTTGCTGTCTGATCGTATTAGCATGTGGGCTGCATCCGTATTCTTTTTGCGAGATTTGGCAATGATTATTCTTTCTGCACTCTTCCATTTTCGCGGTAAGAAGCTCGTATCAGCTAATATTTACGGGAAAGTAACCACCGTGTTATTTTATATCGTGTTTACTTCCATCATGTTTCAATACACATATGGTGAATTATTATTATGGATCGTTATTTTGTTCTCCATTTTGACCAGTGCCATTTATTTGATGAAGGTATTGTTGTTAAACAAAGATATAGGAGAAAAGAGCACTCCGTAA
- a CDS encoding DNA-directed RNA polymerase subunit beta, translating into MNQVKGRKTQREELDAKEVKSKKGRSFPRVLVKVTMVPILLFISLAIGLAIGFSVVGKMPLSQAFQFETYKHIYDLMFSS; encoded by the coding sequence GTGAACCAGGTAAAAGGACGTAAAACACAACGTGAAGAGTTGGATGCAAAAGAGGTAAAATCAAAAAAAGGTAGGAGCTTTCCAAGAGTGCTTGTTAAAGTAACCATGGTGCCTATCCTGTTATTTATCTCTCTTGCGATAGGCCTTGCTATCGGGTTTTCTGTCGTGGGAAAAATGCCTCTATCTCAAGCATTCCAGTTTGAAACGTACAAGCATATCTATGATTTGATGTTTTCAAGCTAA
- a CDS encoding flagellar hook-basal body protein, whose protein sequence is MQSLNISTSALRAVQQVIDVTSNNIANVNTVGFKGSSADFSELLSDTMGKQPVKDQENRNTPEGISIGSGVKMGMTRTNLKQGGVLTTDVPTDLMIEGDGMFIVRKQAMDENGQVIFRNGRPVEEYYATRNGNFHLQKNENERYNLLTATGETLVDASGIEIDIDDPEGGQITVNDQGEILVNGKSVSISAIPLFKITNQDRYERVGQNNLRITNNVDDLAGMTQIDYAEGEGKLRQGMLETSNVELNQEMTQLMLAQRAYQFNARALSISDQMMSTANMLRSR, encoded by the coding sequence GTGCAATCATTAAATATTTCTACATCTGCTCTGCGTGCTGTCCAACAGGTAATTGACGTTACATCGAATAACATTGCTAATGTGAACACTGTAGGTTTTAAGGGGAGTAGCGCAGATTTTTCTGAGTTGTTGTCAGACACCATGGGTAAACAACCAGTTAAGGATCAAGAAAATCGTAATACACCAGAGGGTATCTCTATTGGTAGCGGTGTGAAGATGGGCATGACTCGTACCAATCTAAAACAAGGTGGAGTGCTAACGACAGACGTTCCCACTGACTTAATGATTGAAGGCGACGGCATGTTTATTGTTCGCAAGCAAGCGATGGATGAAAACGGACAAGTCATTTTCCGTAATGGACGCCCTGTGGAAGAGTATTATGCAACGCGGAATGGTAATTTCCATTTGCAAAAGAATGAGAATGAGCGGTATAATCTGCTAACGGCTACTGGTGAAACGCTTGTCGATGCTTCAGGTATTGAAATTGACATTGATGACCCGGAAGGTGGGCAAATTACTGTCAACGACCAAGGTGAGATCCTTGTTAACGGAAAATCAGTATCTATCAGTGCAATCCCTTTATTTAAGATTACAAACCAAGATCGATATGAGCGGGTAGGTCAAAATAATCTACGTATTACGAATAACGTCGATGATCTGGCAGGTATGACGCAAATTGATTATGCTGAGGGTGAAGGTAAACTACGCCAAGGCATGCTGGAAACGTCAAATGTAGAGTTGAATCAGGAAATGACCCAGTTGATGTTAGCTCAACGTGCTTACCAATTTAATGCGCGTGCACTATCCATTAGCGATCAGATGATGAGTACGGCAAATATGTTACGTAGCCGATAG
- a CDS encoding flagellar hook-basal body protein, which translates to MIRGLYTAGSGMVALQNRQEALANNLANINTPGYKQNEGVLRAFPEELLMRMNDEEGPDVKGYPKIDKHAVQIGRLHQGVYMSESISNFIQGDIAESNNPYDVALTDNLPIPENAPLFNKKPVQPKLFVSVAKLENANGAATAEQIRYGRNGNWNVNPQGYLVNTDGYYLLGNDNRPIQISDDTGLLDGKITIDADGLIHLSDGTTRQLGLVKANNPYQMVREGNNVFRAQNPEDVQALEGPDAGRYAIRQGWVERANVDATRTMTDMMTVMRAYEANQRVITTLDGTMDKAVNEVGRVT; encoded by the coding sequence TTGATTAGAGGGCTATACACGGCCGGCTCCGGCATGGTGGCATTGCAGAACCGTCAAGAGGCGTTGGCTAACAATCTGGCCAACATTAATACACCGGGTTACAAACAGAATGAGGGCGTGCTACGCGCGTTTCCTGAAGAGCTATTGATGCGTATGAATGATGAGGAAGGCCCTGACGTAAAAGGCTATCCGAAAATCGACAAGCATGCGGTACAAATCGGTAGATTGCATCAAGGTGTCTATATGTCAGAATCGATTTCTAACTTCATTCAAGGGGATATCGCTGAAAGTAATAATCCATATGATGTTGCTTTGACCGATAACCTGCCAATCCCGGAAAATGCCCCCCTCTTTAATAAAAAACCAGTTCAGCCTAAGCTATTTGTTAGTGTAGCTAAATTGGAAAACGCAAACGGGGCGGCAACAGCGGAACAGATTCGCTATGGACGCAATGGGAATTGGAATGTCAATCCCCAAGGATATCTGGTGAATACCGATGGCTACTATCTGTTAGGAAATGATAATCGTCCTATCCAGATTAGTGATGACACGGGTCTTTTAGATGGTAAAATCACCATTGATGCTGATGGACTGATTCACCTGTCAGACGGTACGACACGTCAATTAGGACTTGTAAAAGCAAACAATCCTTATCAAATGGTGCGCGAGGGAAACAATGTGTTTCGTGCACAAAACCCTGAGGATGTACAAGCTCTTGAGGGCCCTGACGCTGGACGCTATGCTATCCGACAAGGATGGGTTGAGCGTGCCAATGTTGATGCAACCCGTACAATGACTGACATGATGACGGTAATGAGAGCGTATGAAGCTAATCAGCGCGTCATTACCACATTAGATGGTACGATGGATAAGGCCGTCAATGAAGTAGGACGTGTAACCTAA
- a CDS encoding rod shape-determining protein, whose amino-acid sequence MLSKDIGIDLGTANVLIYVKGRGIVLDEPSVVAIDDHTKKVLAVGNEAHRMVGRTPGNIIAIRPLRDGVIADFEITEAMLKHFMAKIGAKSFFARPRILICCPTNITSVEQKAIREAAERSGGAREVFIEEEPKVAAIGAGMDIYQPSGNMVVDIGGGTTDVAVLSMGDIVTASSIKVAGDKFDLAIMRYIKSKYKMLIGERTAEDIKVQIGTVYGSRQDEMDIRGRDMVSGLPQTITIRSQEVQTSLAESVSQIVQASKNVLERTPPELSADIIDKGVFLTGGGALLHGLDQMLMDELKVPVLVAEEPMNCVAKGTGLMLDYLDKLPSRKKFFG is encoded by the coding sequence ATGTTGAGTAAAGATATTGGAATCGACTTAGGAACTGCCAATGTGTTAATTTATGTAAAAGGCAGAGGTATTGTTTTAGATGAACCGTCCGTAGTAGCAATAGATGATCATACAAAAAAAGTGTTAGCTGTAGGGAATGAAGCACATCGTATGGTGGGCCGTACACCGGGAAACATTATTGCGATTCGTCCTTTGCGTGATGGGGTTATAGCTGATTTCGAGATTACAGAAGCGATGTTAAAACACTTTATGGCTAAAATCGGAGCAAAAAGCTTTTTCGCGCGTCCTCGTATTCTTATCTGTTGCCCAACCAATATTACATCTGTTGAGCAAAAAGCAATCCGTGAGGCTGCTGAGCGAAGTGGAGGGGCACGTGAAGTGTTCATTGAAGAAGAGCCAAAGGTTGCAGCTATCGGAGCTGGAATGGATATTTACCAACCATCGGGTAATATGGTAGTTGATATAGGCGGTGGAACCACGGATGTTGCGGTTCTATCCATGGGAGATATCGTCACCGCCTCATCGATCAAAGTAGCTGGTGATAAATTCGATCTAGCCATTATGAGGTACATAAAGAGTAAATATAAAATGTTAATCGGAGAACGGACGGCTGAAGATATCAAAGTACAGATCGGAACAGTCTATGGTTCACGCCAGGATGAAATGGACATCCGCGGACGTGATATGGTAAGTGGCTTGCCGCAAACCATCACGATTCGTTCGCAGGAGGTACAGACTTCCCTGGCTGAATCAGTCAGTCAGATTGTACAAGCTTCAAAAAATGTTTTAGAACGAACACCTCCAGAGCTTTCTGCCGATATTATTGATAAGGGAGTTTTCTTGACCGGTGGAGGCGCACTCCTGCACGGTCTAGATCAAATGTTGATGGACGAGCTGAAAGTACCTGTATTGGTAGCAGAAGAACCAATGAACTGCGTAGCCAAAGGAACAGGCTTGATGCTTGATTACCTTGATAAGCTTCCTAGTCGTAAAAAGTTTTTTGGATAA
- the spoIIID gene encoding sporulation transcriptional regulator SpoIIID, translating into MHDYIKERTIKIGRYIVETRNTVRMIAKEFGVSKSTVHKDLTERLPEINPELANQVKEILEYHKAIRHLRGGEATKIKYKRKNKKARREQEESV; encoded by the coding sequence GTGCACGATTACATCAAAGAGCGAACCATTAAAATAGGTAGATATATTGTGGAAACGCGCAATACGGTTCGCATGATCGCCAAGGAGTTTGGAGTGTCCAAAAGTACGGTACACAAGGATTTGACAGAAAGGCTGCCAGAGATCAATCCCGAACTGGCTAACCAGGTAAAAGAGATTTTAGAATATCATAAAGCGATTCGTCATTTACGTGGCGGAGAGGCTACTAAAATCAAGTATAAGCGTAAGAATAAAAAGGCTCGCAGGGAGCAGGAAGAGAGCGTGTAA
- a CDS encoding M23 family metallopeptidase codes for MEDKRNQKQPVSMKKSTWRSVLGKKWAFPAIYIGTAAIILAFVMWYQGSLLNQATKTPQQTDNVTVVNGENKPATVHEKEEAVAVNNTTPTLAWPVAKEVMYEIGMGFFNEEANADEQANSLVKFNDSFVPHTGIDLISTNGKAFDVAAAGDGKVVKVYNDQLVGNLVEIEHANKLVSVYQSLEKVTVKENDEVKQGQIIGVAGRNVFEKDAKAHLHFEVRMDGSSVDPHKFLKEAQPQ; via the coding sequence ATGGAAGATAAAAGAAATCAAAAACAACCTGTTTCTATGAAAAAGTCAACATGGAGAAGTGTTTTAGGAAAAAAATGGGCATTCCCAGCTATCTACATCGGGACAGCAGCAATCATCCTAGCATTCGTGATGTGGTATCAAGGAAGCTTACTTAATCAAGCAACCAAGACTCCACAACAAACTGACAACGTGACAGTAGTAAATGGTGAAAACAAGCCAGCTACTGTTCATGAGAAAGAGGAAGCTGTTGCGGTAAACAACACGACTCCAACTCTTGCGTGGCCTGTAGCAAAAGAGGTAATGTATGAGATTGGCATGGGCTTCTTTAATGAAGAAGCAAACGCTGATGAACAAGCTAATTCATTAGTCAAATTTAACGATTCTTTCGTACCGCATACAGGGATTGATTTAATCTCTACGAATGGTAAGGCATTTGATGTAGCAGCTGCTGGTGACGGGAAAGTTGTGAAAGTTTACAATGATCAATTGGTAGGCAATTTAGTGGAAATCGAGCATGCCAATAAGCTGGTAAGTGTATATCAGAGCTTGGAGAAAGTTACCGTGAAGGAAAATGATGAAGTCAAGCAAGGTCAGATCATCGGTGTAGCAGGGCGTAACGTATTCGAGAAGGATGCGAAAGCACATCTACACTTTGAAGTCCGGATGGATGGAAGCTCTGTTGATCCACACAAGTTTTTAAAAGAAGCACAACCGCAATAA
- the spoIID gene encoding stage II sporulation protein D yields the protein MRRYFLFLVFTLPTLLVFVPAALVMYYTPDPVVTPVVMVEQQGEPYSDNQPQINVFRSKLNQIEKMPLETYIEGVVAAEMPAEFELEALKAQAMAARTYIVRRLAEGEFKDVPKGAHVLDTVKHQAFLGEAERKKIWGKQYEWKQNRIHQAVKGTLGKVLTYEGKPIEATFFSTSNGFTENAEDYWSSRIPYLRSVASPWDIDSPRYEQNVQIPIEQFQQKLGVMIVATASDGNWYSVEERTVGNRIGRIKVGEKEFSGKEIREKLRLSSSSFSMKIKQGNVVITTKGYGHGVGMSQWGAHGMAKAGKSAEQIVKYYYKGIALQDYQNVVKV from the coding sequence ATGAGACGTTACTTTCTTTTTCTGGTCTTCACCCTACCAACTCTCCTTGTTTTTGTACCAGCAGCTCTAGTCATGTATTACACGCCTGATCCGGTAGTTACCCCTGTTGTGATGGTCGAACAGCAGGGCGAACCTTATTCGGACAACCAGCCTCAGATTAATGTCTTTCGTAGCAAATTAAATCAGATAGAAAAAATGCCGCTAGAGACGTATATCGAAGGTGTGGTTGCGGCGGAAATGCCAGCTGAATTTGAGCTAGAAGCATTGAAAGCCCAGGCAATGGCGGCTCGAACCTATATTGTTCGAAGATTGGCGGAGGGTGAGTTTAAAGACGTACCTAAGGGGGCACATGTACTTGATACTGTTAAGCACCAGGCCTTTTTGGGAGAAGCTGAGCGAAAGAAAATATGGGGAAAGCAGTATGAGTGGAAGCAGAATCGTATTCATCAAGCTGTGAAAGGTACTCTTGGCAAAGTATTAACCTATGAGGGTAAGCCAATTGAAGCTACCTTTTTTTCAACCAGCAACGGGTTTACTGAGAATGCAGAGGATTACTGGTCATCCCGCATCCCCTATTTGCGGAGTGTAGCTAGTCCTTGGGATATTGATTCTCCTAGGTATGAACAAAACGTACAGATTCCAATTGAACAATTCCAACAAAAGCTAGGTGTGATGATTGTGGCAACGGCTTCTGATGGCAATTGGTATTCCGTTGAGGAGCGAACAGTCGGTAACCGTATTGGACGTATTAAAGTGGGAGAAAAAGAGTTTAGTGGTAAAGAGATAAGAGAAAAACTACGTTTATCCTCTAGTTCATTTTCTATGAAAATAAAACAAGGAAATGTGGTGATCACCACAAAAGGCTACGGTCATGGAGTAGGCATGAGTCAATGGGGGGCACACGGTATGGCTAAAGCTGGTAAATCAGCAGAGCAGATCGTTAAATATTACTACAAAGGAATCGCCTTGCAGGATTATCAGAATGTTGTGAAAGTGTAA
- a CDS encoding aminotransferase, producing MSKVSNKSRLSAIVDELKPSGIRRFFDLAASMEGVISLGVGEPDFVTPWRIREASISSLECGYTAYTSNAGLMDLRKEIQRYTEELIGVSYEPAKEIMVTVGASEAIDIALRAIINPGDEVLIVEPCYVSYEPVIRLAGGVPVFLHTYAENQFKLTPQELEAKITEKTRAIIFCYPNNPTGSIMSLEEWKELEPILTKHDLLVLSDEIYAELTFDQKHESIVSLPGMKERTILISGFSKSFAMTGWRLGYVCAPEDLLQGMLKIHQYTMLCAPITGQMGALEALRGGRDDVDRMVESYSQRRNFVVQSFSEMGLSCHRPAGAFYAFPSIASTGLASAEFAERLLMEEKVAVVPGDVFGSSGEGYIRCSYATSFEQLQKALERMSRFVERLS from the coding sequence ATGAGTAAGGTGTCCAATAAAAGCCGTTTGTCAGCCATCGTAGATGAACTCAAACCTTCTGGCATTCGCCGCTTTTTTGATTTGGCAGCTTCTATGGAAGGTGTTATTTCGCTAGGGGTGGGAGAGCCTGACTTCGTGACGCCTTGGCGCATTCGTGAAGCGTCTATCTCTTCTTTGGAATGCGGTTATACAGCTTATACCTCCAATGCAGGACTCATGGATTTGCGAAAAGAGATTCAGCGTTACACAGAGGAGCTAATCGGTGTCTCCTACGAACCTGCCAAAGAAATCATGGTGACGGTGGGAGCGAGTGAAGCGATTGATATTGCGCTACGAGCTATCATTAATCCAGGTGATGAGGTGCTAATTGTTGAGCCATGCTATGTTTCCTATGAACCTGTGATTCGTTTAGCTGGTGGAGTACCAGTCTTTTTACACACGTATGCAGAAAACCAATTTAAACTCACACCACAGGAACTAGAAGCCAAAATCACCGAGAAAACTCGCGCGATTATTTTTTGTTATCCGAACAATCCGACTGGTAGCATTATGAGCTTGGAAGAATGGAAGGAATTAGAGCCAATTTTAACCAAGCATGACTTACTTGTACTCTCTGATGAAATCTATGCCGAGCTAACCTTTGACCAAAAGCATGAGAGTATTGTGAGCTTGCCTGGCATGAAGGAACGGACGATTTTAATTTCTGGATTCTCTAAATCTTTTGCTATGACAGGCTGGCGCCTAGGATATGTATGTGCACCGGAAGATTTGTTGCAGGGTATGCTAAAAATCCATCAATACACGATGCTTTGCGCACCGATTACTGGACAGATGGGGGCCCTAGAAGCATTGCGTGGTGGGCGTGACGATGTAGATCGTATGGTGGAGAGCTATTCTCAACGCCGTAATTTTGTTGTGCAAAGCTTCTCTGAAATGGGACTTTCATGCCATAGACCAGCTGGAGCTTTTTATGCCTTCCCATCTATCGCTTCTACTGGATTAGCATCCGCTGAATTTGCAGAGCGTTTGCTTATGGAAGAGAAAGTAGCAGTTGTACCAGGTGACGTATTTGGTTCAAGTGGAGAGGGATATATCCGTTGCTCATACGCTACATCCTTTGAACAATTACAGAAAGCACTAGAACGTATGAGTCGTTTCGTAGAGCGTCTCTCTTAA
- a CDS encoding Lrp/AsnC family transcriptional regulator, with the protein METVKSKKLLMLLEENCRLSNKQLALLLDSTEAEIEAEIKRLQSEKIIVKYPALINWDRVEDNHNVTAMIDVKVTPIREVGFEKVAERISRFPEVKAVYLMSGAGYDISVVLEGKTMHEVANFVTKKLAVLDNVVSTATHFILKRYKHDGTILEDYDDDRRMVVTP; encoded by the coding sequence ATGGAGACTGTGAAAAGCAAAAAACTGCTAATGCTCCTGGAAGAAAATTGCCGACTGAGCAATAAACAACTTGCGCTCTTATTGGATAGTACAGAAGCAGAGATTGAAGCAGAGATTAAACGTCTACAATCAGAGAAAATTATTGTGAAATATCCAGCGCTGATCAATTGGGATCGTGTAGAGGATAATCATAATGTAACAGCCATGATTGATGTTAAAGTAACGCCGATCCGCGAGGTTGGCTTTGAAAAGGTAGCGGAGCGCATCTCACGTTTTCCTGAAGTAAAGGCCGTGTACCTTATGTCGGGAGCGGGATATGATATTTCAGTAGTATTAGAAGGTAAAACAATGCATGAGGTTGCTAACTTTGTTACAAAAAAATTAGCTGTTTTAGATAACGTCGTATCGACAGCGACTCACTTTATTTTGAAACGTTACAAGCACGATGGTACCATTTTAGAAGATTATGATGATGATCGCAGAATGGTGGTAACGCCATGA
- the murA gene encoding UDP-N-acetylglucosamine 1-carboxyvinyltransferase, with protein sequence MEKIIVRGGKALAGNVKVSGAKNAVLPIIAASILAEEGISIIHDVPGLDDVHTICELLKTLQIDITYQNEMLTINATDLKGVEAPYELVRKMRASFLVMGPLLARKGKARIALPGGCAIGTRPIDQHLKGFEAMGAKIEIGQGFIEANVNGRLQGAKIYLDVASVGATENIMMAACLAEGTTIIENAAEEPEIVDLANFLNSMGAKIRGAGTGSIRIEGVESMKGCTHCVIPDRIEAGTFMVAAAITGGDVFIEGIISDHVKSVTAKLREMGVTVDEQENGIRVTRKGPLKAVDLKTLPHPGFPTDMQSQMMALQLASEGTSIITETVFENRFMHVEEFRRMSANIKIEGRSAIVEGNVALTGAKVSATDLRAGAALILAGLIAEGETEVGGLHHLDRGYVNFTEKLQLLGANVKRVKVEEQVAPSSEKVTAKALKVNLSPNFA encoded by the coding sequence TTGGAAAAAATTATTGTCCGCGGTGGTAAGGCATTAGCAGGAAACGTAAAGGTTTCTGGTGCGAAGAATGCGGTTCTACCGATTATTGCTGCATCTATTTTGGCAGAAGAAGGAATATCTATCATTCATGACGTTCCTGGATTGGATGATGTCCATACAATTTGTGAATTGCTTAAAACCCTGCAAATTGACATTACATATCAAAATGAAATGTTAACCATTAATGCGACTGATTTAAAGGGTGTGGAAGCACCTTATGAATTGGTACGCAAAATGAGAGCATCATTCCTTGTAATGGGTCCTTTACTTGCCCGTAAAGGAAAAGCTCGTATTGCGTTGCCTGGTGGATGTGCGATTGGTACGCGTCCAATTGATCAGCACCTTAAAGGGTTTGAAGCGATGGGTGCTAAAATTGAGATTGGCCAAGGATTTATTGAAGCGAATGTTAATGGTCGCCTGCAAGGAGCAAAAATCTATCTGGATGTTGCGAGTGTAGGGGCTACTGAAAATATTATGATGGCTGCATGTTTGGCTGAAGGAACAACGATTATTGAAAATGCAGCGGAAGAGCCAGAGATTGTTGATTTGGCTAACTTCTTGAATAGCATGGGCGCTAAAATTCGTGGAGCTGGTACAGGTTCCATTCGGATTGAGGGCGTGGAGAGCATGAAGGGTTGCACCCATTGTGTAATTCCTGACCGCATTGAAGCAGGAACCTTCATGGTGGCAGCGGCTATTACAGGTGGAGACGTGTTTATTGAAGGGATTATTTCCGATCATGTCAAATCCGTAACTGCTAAGCTTCGTGAAATGGGCGTTACTGTAGATGAACAAGAAAACGGCATTCGAGTTACTCGCAAGGGTCCATTGAAAGCAGTAGACTTGAAAACATTACCGCATCCAGGGTTCCCAACTGATATGCAGTCACAAATGATGGCGTTACAGCTTGCTTCGGAAGGGACAAGCATTATTACGGAAACGGTATTTGAAAATCGTTTCATGCATGTCGAGGAATTTAGACGCATGAGTGCTAATATCAAAATTGAAGGTCGTAGTGCAATTGTCGAAGGTAATGTTGCACTCACTGGTGCTAAAGTGAGTGCAACTGATCTGCGTGCCGGTGCTGCGCTCATTTTGGCTGGACTTATTGCTGAAGGTGAGACAGAAGTAGGCGGATTGCACCATCTTGACCGGGGTTATGTGAACTTCACTGAAAAACTGCAACTGCTAGGTGCAAATGTAAAGCGTGTGAAAGTAGAAGAGCAAGTAGCACCAAGCTCTGAAAAAGTAACAGCTAAAGCTTTGAAAGTAAATTTATCTCCTAATTTTGCGTAA
- a CDS encoding YwmB family TATA-box binding protein encodes MKKHIFMAYVVMSLIGLLVVSGFSYWSQSTKASVAMQLIEAAEATEASITDIEHRTSLRLASLSNAKEFLSLGHEWSGILGIPSARAVTAEGKQLIYQTEGKVGQTKLQIRLIGVPEPHNISIYLVISLEGKRIHAQDIERAYEKVVDKTNSRGLIPQFSTCIRGIYNDTLSDGWQEARINKVFALLQAQEVERLQDESVTSISGYTTQWKPYIITNDQKMNVQVATHVDSLNQLTRITLGTPIITAEY; translated from the coding sequence ATGAAAAAGCACATATTTATGGCCTATGTTGTCATGTCGCTTATTGGTCTACTTGTTGTAAGTGGATTCTCTTATTGGTCACAATCAACCAAAGCATCTGTGGCAATGCAGTTAATAGAAGCTGCGGAAGCCACTGAGGCTTCAATAACCGACATTGAGCATCGGACCAGTTTACGGCTTGCATCTCTTAGCAATGCTAAAGAGTTTCTTTCTCTCGGTCATGAATGGAGCGGTATTCTGGGGATACCTTCTGCACGAGCAGTAACCGCAGAAGGAAAACAGCTCATCTATCAAACCGAAGGAAAAGTGGGACAAACCAAGCTTCAAATTCGCTTGATAGGAGTACCTGAGCCCCATAACATCAGCATATATTTGGTGATCTCGTTGGAAGGGAAGCGGATTCATGCGCAAGATATTGAGAGAGCGTATGAAAAAGTTGTGGATAAGACCAATAGTAGGGGTCTGATTCCGCAATTTAGCACTTGTATTCGCGGAATATACAATGATACACTGAGTGATGGTTGGCAGGAGGCTAGAATTAATAAGGTTTTTGCCCTCCTCCAAGCACAAGAAGTTGAGCGATTACAGGATGAATCTGTGACTAGTATTTCGGGCTATACCACACAATGGAAGCCGTATATAATAACCAACGATCAAAAAATGAATGTGCAAGTAGCGACACATGTAGATTCGTTGAACCAATTGACTAGGATCACGTTAGGGACACCTATCATCACAGCGGAATACTAA
- a CDS encoding DUF1146 family protein, with amino-acid sequence MLLGSNGLYSLMMILISVICIGISWWAIQAFRFDLFVKRADSAQTKLLQILLSIVIGHGVARFFMDYLGYSLLLNQLFQ; translated from the coding sequence TTGTTGCTCGGTTCAAATGGACTTTACTCCTTGATGATGATTCTTATTTCTGTCATCTGTATAGGCATTAGCTGGTGGGCTATACAAGCTTTTCGCTTTGATCTATTTGTAAAACGTGCAGATAGTGCCCAAACCAAGCTATTACAAATCTTGCTTTCCATTGTTATCGGACATGGAGTGGCACGTTTTTTCATGGACTATTTAGGTTATTCTCTGTTACTGAATCAATTGTTTCAGTAG